Genomic segment of Arctopsyche grandis isolate Sample6627 chromosome 11, ASM5162203v2, whole genome shotgun sequence:
aatttgcatactgggataaaaccacacaaatgtgacatttgtctaaaatcatttactcaaaattcTGACctcaagaaacataaaaatttgcattctgtgataaaaccacacaaatgttacatttgtttaaaatcatttattgaaaaatataaacttgtgaaacatttaagaactcatacggaggaaaagccttacaaatgGGAAATTTccctaaaatcatttactcgaaaatcaAGCCTCGAGACACACaataaattgcatactgggataaatataaaaaaaattgttattatataaatatactgttAATATTCTTACATTTTGGCTGCATGCGGCCATGATGTTTCTGgcgcccccccctccccctcacgCAACATTTATTCTCATCggagtttatttaaataattttaagagaaatggtaattgaaaattaaatacacaaatcTATTATTTGGctttcttgttttatttattttaaatgtaacatACTTTTTGTTGctattttgaaagaaaaaattaatcacaagataCTTGCTTAATATTGCGTCATTTGTGTTCAGACATTTCCAGAAAAAAGTAATGGAATTAgtgtgtggcggctcgcttatacgacatggtcgagtttggttgccttcctgcgagtggggaccaactcggttgggttcggagagccactactcactctgcctttagctgtcatataataaacacgtgcattaacatgccagtcgtctcattcgttcaccCGACGTTCATTTCGtcggggtcaccagttatggggatgaacgaatgagatcACAATAAAGCTGACATCAACAGCGTGTGAACGACTATTTTCGACTGCAGGGtggacgaaaacaaaaaataaaatagaatagttATTTCTAAAACATCattttctgaaattaaattaagatttttccgtattatattttgtaaatttatttttaattgcaattttcctatttatgtacatctaAGATACTCCTCGTGGCTCTATTCTGTAATTTTTGTAGCCCATCTTAGCCTAGTCTACAGAAAAGATCCACAACACATGTGGTCggacaattgcattatatatgATGATTTTACATAGTATTCTTTGATAGAATTTTCCTTAATCTACAAAGTACTCCTACTTTCTTagctacatttttattataaattcaccATGTTATTTAATATCTAACCTGTCATctaatattataaccaagtatTTAATGTTATCGACTATTTCTACAACTTTGTCATCCATCCTCACTTCaaccaaatttattttatgatattgTAAAGCCTAATAAAATAACAACAGATAATTTTAAGACTAAATAATAAGTGTTTAAAATCGAAACGTGCGTTACAACAGTTAGATTAGACAATACGtgaggtaaaaaaatatatatatatacatagggtGAGGGGTATACTtaaagtgaccatacgtcccgttttgaacgggaccgtcccgttgtccccaagcacagcttcgggacgtcgaaatgtcccgttttcaaaaagagagtatattcattgaattattatatacatatatatcgtataattattgaatacattttatgcTTGCCCGGAACTAATGCACCCGTAGAAAGAGTGGTTTCACAGATGAACAAGTTGTGGACAAGTTCTTAATGcgatgttgttaattaaaatcaattttaagaaatcctgccaagaatttcattcttatttaaaagcaaacccagtaatacttaaatttaaataaatttgctcatcagaaaaatataaaacaacataattttttatatttatattattcattcctgttcttttctttttttcatcaacattcctgttctttttattaataaataaaaactatgaaaaaatacgcgttttctgaaatacacatactattacgtaaaaattggtagatgtcccgttttgaggacaaaaataaatggtcacattaggtatattatataacaaactTGGTAAAAGCGTTCATATTTAAAGTGCTGTTCTTATGGTTTGGGCTCTCTTCATTAGCGGCGTCGTGATTTTCCCTATACATTGAATAGTCTCAAGTGTATATTTTCTGTaagaaaagaattttaaatttattgtgtacacagctttataaaatgttcattGTCATAATATTCATTACCTTGATCATACTAGAgacgaccaacgcttctctctgcTGGATTCCTCCTATTTTACTCTTCGTGCGACCTTTAACACCAAGCTAGACTTTGGCTAGACTCCACGACATGACATCATCCTTCATCctccatattaaaaaatagacaCTATTGAAAGTCtctataatggaacatctggcagccgaaaagtcgcATCATATTAACGATAACTacatatcatactaacgaaaactcgagtgccaaatattccgcattcgcggttttcatagcaaaaattgtctttgtgaccaccgcaatatgactaataatccaattggtaaacggactactagtcatatgtaaaccagtcacaggacaaccggtcacacgtgatcacccgtcacactaaaactggtcacaccctaaaatcggtcaaccagttttctcgtgaccgagcgaccggttgtcctgtgaccagttcacatttgactagtaatcaccgaaccaatccAATTACCCTATTCTAATGCTAACATCCAGATATTTTATCGAAtgatagttttatattttttaatggtcacttcataatgccaaaatattttattagatgCACAATACGatattgtttaatgcaccgaaaataatgcaaatgtttaatgcacaaacatttcttttaagatactgttgcgtggacgtgaagagggttTTCCAGGATCGAAGAGAAAGACGTAGTAGTGCTCTAGAGGCGGTTTATTCGTCTGCACCCGTCGACTCTCCAGCTCGGAGTGCTTTACAGTTCGAGTGCGCCCGATATTTATACTCATCGGGCGCaatgcacatacacacataaacgaaaacctattggtcgatgagtcgcgtGATCCTATTGGCCGTCATATACGACCCCTCTATTCGTTGAGgccctttttggcgcgaaccaGAGATCAGGAGAATAGCACtcgtaaaccatcggtccacgagcgccacccacCGATGTACAGTTAGTTAAAACCCTTATATAATTGAGGTGGAGTGCAATATGGATACACATGGTTagcttttttgttttattataacaatgacacaattaaaaaaaaaaaaacaatatttcaatacacacaatatacaaaaataagtgCAGGAGCACGAATTAATAAACAcgtaagtaaattttaatacacattttaataCCGATCATACTTTTCACAGATAAGTAAATATCAACTCACCAACATATACGACAATCAAGATATGGAAATGATCCATGTATAAGAGAAAATTTGGACATAAAATTTCTATACTAGTTTTAATGGATTCTAAGGGTTTATAGAATTCTTTGTCTTCATTAAGTATGAGAGGGGCGCTAAAAACACAATGGCACGCGGGCAGCCATTCCTTTAAAATTCCgacagtatttatataataaacaacctttttaaacatacacactaaatgtatattgttattattccaCCTTATGAGACTTTTCATGTCGCATGAGGTCACATTTTtggataaatgattttaaaataggttgtggctatttgcaggtactgtatctgcgaattattggctatttgcaggtactatatctgcgaattatggactatttgcaggtactatatctttGAAATCAGGTACAATGCATAAGAAATAATCAAATGACTTGTCTATTTAACGACatcaaaatgtgttttaaaCAGTTAACGCAAAATTGTTCTGAATTATcgtaagttttaaaaaaaaatttttattcgAAGATACAGTCTTTGTTTATAGAATTATTAGAATATTTGCACATGCCAATCTACTATGTGCTTAACAAAGGCAATGCAAAGGCAGCAAGTTGATGGTTAGTTCGTTTCTGATTGTTTCACCCTTTTCTTATCTTATAGGTATTTTGTGAATTTATTTGACCTAAAGGTAAATATAGaaatcaaatattacaataaaaattcaagtttatttaaatcataaaagacagtatataaaaaaataaaaaaggagttCGGTGGAACATTAAAAAGATAGAACATAGATTCATtacatgattttttaaattaaagcatTGTGTATAACTAtaccatcagtatttttaacaGATTGGTATTTGTATTAAACAATAAATGAAAAAGTATACAAAACTATTTTCGATTAAATGATGTTTGTTTGGTTTTTCTCTTGGGTCGACCCttgcatttaattaaatatgtattgggTTTATTGATGGTGTTATTTTCAAGCTCTTCAGATTGTGTAttttcttccaatatagtttTTGAACTATTTACATTCTGGTTTAAAAGCGATAAGCCATTTCGAGCATTATCTTTTATCACATTTAACTCATCAACATATTTAAGAAATGATGGCGTGCCGTGATTTGATATTATATCAGCTAAATCTTTGAGCGAATTAtgcacaatattaaatttttcatttggaGTTAAAGGTTTCTCATGCTGATCTGTTTGTGAATCATCATCACTACTACTAAATTTATCACTATCAGAATTCAAATCAATTTGTTCATCTATATTATCTTGTTTTAGGTATCTGTTGTGAAAACATTCTGGGAATGTATCGATTTTTCGTTCCGTCCGTACAAACAAAATATGGCGGCAAGGAACATTGTATTGTTTCCAAAAACTGCATGAACAGTTTTCTGAAGATGTATAGTATATTTTGTTAGTACCatctttaaaattttcacaGACTTCACCATTTTCTTTTATTGATATATTTCCTTTGTAGATTAAAAGTAATTTCAAAGATCTGTGATATAATTTCATGCCTCCTTCTGTTAATTTGTTAGAAGCAATATGTAGTAAATGTCTCGTTTCTGGATTTGGATCCATTATTCGGTTAACTTTTTGTGCCATCACTGTATTCGAAGTTTTGATTCTTTCTGAAATAAAAGTTACAAGCTCAATGATACATATTGCAATGGATGGAACGGAACGAAGCTTTGTTTTCATGTGGTTTTTGAGCGTCCAAAATGACCTCTCGATCCTGTTTGTTGTAGTATCACCCATCAACGGCAGATGCTTTCTGTAGCTGTGGACCCACATCTCCTTGCAGGTATcccaatttttattgtaatactgGATGAAAGATATTCTCTTGTTCTGAGAACATATCTCAATTTCACCTATGTTATTTAAAAAGGTGtgtgtatgattaatgtactcCTCAGATGTCTGTGAGAAGAGAACCTTTTTGAATAGTTGTAATAAGTTTCTTTTTTCAACAACATCACATAGGGCCGtcgataaaactttttttatatatttgatgaTGTGAAATTTACAGAGAAGAATATGAGATGTTGGGAATACATTCTTTATCGCCGATATCTCTGTAAAATCTTTGTCTATCATAAATATTTTGGGAATATTTGTGCATATTGTCTGAAATTCTTTAATGCActcttttaaatttatcaatgaTTCT
This window contains:
- the LOC143919071 gene encoding uncharacterized protein LOC143919071 — its product is MSLKNIKAKPNRSGCCQINSNAETMECRLCLGSAPAESFVSIFGDPHPEFLEQRIRTCCQIQVQRGDGLPDTVCLSCKTNLELLISFRKACFRSYETSQLRITRMEETFEFTKGQTFKDYECVKQYFYKFCQQNYHPFVVNCHNSKQIIYVCCHGVQRKSKCEGKRPHQNYLYKGCPAKINMYKSKDNLWKVTNVRLAHNHTIGKEEFKLYRRNSTLTVESLANAKDSTIAEILEKKNDSRVTRKDVQNIRNKIFPECSEENRIVLLDFLNKLEEDGGRSKVTFCQDGKVQTIFLTSDVMISNFRKSSPSVIQIDISFGFNAENYKMMGFCYYSPITGKTEFASIAFISIESLINLKECIKEFQTICTNIPKIFMIDKDFTEISAIKNVFPTSHILLCKFHIIKYIKKVLSTALCDVVEKRNLLQLFKKVLFSQTSEEYINHTHTFLNNIGEIEICSQNKRISFIQYYNKNWDTCKEMWVHSYRKHLPLMGDTTTNRIERSFWTLKNHMKTKLRSVPSIAICIIELVTFISERIKTSNTVMAQKVNRIMDPNPETRHLLHIASNKLTEGGMKLYHRSLKLLLIYKGNISIKENGEVCENFKDGTNKIYYTSSENCSCSFWKQYNVPCRHILFVRTERKIDTFPECFHNRYLKQDNIDEQIDLNSDSDKFSSSDDDSQTDQHEKPLTPNEKFNIVHNSLKDLADIISNHGTPSFLKYVDELNVIKDNARNGLSLLNQNVNSSKTILEENTQSEELENNTINKPNTYLIKCKGRPKRKTKQTSFNRK